A portion of the Phycisphaerales bacterium AB-hyl4 genome contains these proteins:
- a CDS encoding 5-(carboxyamino)imidazole ribonucleotide synthase encodes MTDHPPILPGAVLGLFGGGQLGRMFIQAAARLGYRVHLFAPDDDPPAAHLAWRHTRAEYDDRKAVESFARSVAGITCEFENVPAVAVAEAARHVPVSPQPHVLELAQDRIKEKAFLKKQGLPVAPYAEVRSSADAKRAAAELGTPVVFKSARGGYDGKGQQRVDDPADAPGAWAELAVAEAVAEAWVRFTAELSVIVARNTQGEVVTYGPMHNVHRNHILDYSLFPADLPTATQKQAEQLAATVAQAIGLVGLCCVEMFLTTTGELIINELAPRPHNSGHLTIEAHRTSQFEQQVRTLCNLPLGSPHPIAPAAAMANLLGDLWRDATHPPAWCEALADPDVVLHLYGKPAARPGRKMGHLTACADTAEQALARVLTIRDAWAAAPME; translated from the coding sequence ATGACCGACCATCCGCCCATCCTGCCCGGCGCAGTGCTGGGGCTGTTCGGCGGCGGCCAACTCGGCCGCATGTTCATCCAGGCCGCTGCCCGGCTGGGTTACCGTGTGCACCTGTTCGCCCCGGACGACGATCCGCCGGCGGCGCACCTCGCCTGGCGTCATACACGCGCCGAGTACGACGACCGCAAAGCGGTGGAAAGTTTTGCCCGATCCGTGGCAGGGATCACGTGTGAGTTCGAAAACGTGCCCGCGGTGGCGGTCGCGGAGGCGGCGCGGCACGTGCCCGTTTCGCCGCAGCCGCACGTGCTTGAGCTTGCGCAGGATCGCATTAAGGAAAAAGCGTTCCTGAAGAAGCAGGGCTTGCCTGTGGCCCCTTACGCCGAGGTGCGTTCGAGCGCGGATGCGAAGCGTGCGGCAGCCGAACTGGGTACGCCGGTGGTGTTCAAGAGCGCCCGCGGCGGGTATGACGGCAAGGGTCAGCAGAGGGTTGATGACCCAGCCGACGCGCCCGGCGCATGGGCCGAGCTTGCTGTGGCCGAAGCCGTGGCCGAAGCGTGGGTGCGATTTACCGCCGAACTGTCGGTGATTGTGGCACGCAACACGCAAGGCGAGGTCGTGACGTATGGTCCGATGCACAACGTGCATCGCAATCACATCCTCGACTACAGCCTCTTTCCCGCCGACCTGCCGACCGCTACTCAGAAGCAGGCCGAACAACTCGCGGCAACTGTCGCGCAAGCAATTGGACTCGTCGGCCTGTGTTGCGTCGAGATGTTTCTCACGACCACGGGCGAGCTGATCATCAACGAACTGGCGCCCCGGCCGCACAACTCCGGCCACTTGACCATCGAAGCCCACCGCACCAGCCAATTCGAGCAGCAGGTGCGAACGCTGTGCAATTTGCCGCTGGGCAGCCCACACCCCATCGCCCCCGCTGCGGCGATGGCGAATCTGCTCGGCGACCTCTGGCGCGACGCCACTCACCCCCCGGCGTGGTGCGAGGCGCTGGCGGACCCGGATGTGGTGCTGCATTTGTATGGCAAACCCGCTGCCCGCCCCGGCCGAAAGATGGGCCACCTGACCGCTTGTGCCGACACGGCCGAGCAGGCGCTAGCCCGCGTGCTGACCATCCGTGACGCTTGGGCCGCAGCACCGATGGAGTAG
- a CDS encoding HDOD domain-containing protein produces MSHAPSNAAVGSNQTAGPASAVGNVDQVTRAAIAEISSIATLPEVTMKIIKLVEDPDSTAKDLNNIISNDPALGARILKVVNSAFYGLPGQIGSINRAIVLLGLNAVKNIAIAASLAKLFRGGRIAANFNARDLWTHCIAVASGTRLLAERAGLGLPDEAFLAGLIHDIGILVEIQARRPKFVEALELQQRTPDMTMREAERRIIGASHEDFGAALCRTWKFPASFAYVTGFHHRPNELEPANRTLTSLVHMADILAAELEMGFVGTVETREIPANLLTELKLTAAMIDEVKKAMPDAVQEAQALFSDAIA; encoded by the coding sequence ATGTCCCACGCCCCATCCAACGCCGCCGTCGGCTCCAACCAGACCGCTGGCCCCGCGTCCGCGGTCGGCAATGTCGACCAGGTCACCCGCGCCGCCATCGCCGAGATCAGTAGCATCGCCACCCTCCCTGAGGTGACGATGAAGATCATCAAGCTCGTCGAAGACCCCGACTCCACCGCCAAAGACCTTAACAACATCATCAGCAACGACCCCGCCCTTGGCGCACGCATCCTCAAGGTCGTCAATTCCGCCTTCTACGGCCTGCCGGGGCAGATCGGCTCGATCAACCGCGCAATCGTCCTGCTGGGCCTGAACGCGGTGAAAAACATCGCCATCGCCGCCAGCCTCGCCAAGCTTTTCCGAGGCGGCCGAATCGCTGCGAATTTCAACGCCCGCGACCTCTGGACCCACTGCATCGCCGTCGCCTCCGGCACGCGCCTGCTCGCCGAGCGAGCCGGGCTCGGTCTGCCCGACGAAGCGTTCCTCGCCGGGCTGATCCACGACATCGGCATCCTCGTCGAGATTCAGGCCCGTCGGCCGAAGTTCGTCGAAGCGCTCGAGTTGCAGCAGCGGACGCCCGACATGACCATGCGCGAAGCCGAGCGCCGCATCATCGGCGCCTCTCACGAAGACTTCGGCGCCGCCCTTTGCCGAACTTGGAAATTTCCCGCCAGCTTTGCGTACGTCACCGGCTTCCACCATCGCCCGAATGAGTTGGAGCCTGCCAACCGCACGCTCACCAGTCTGGTGCACATGGCGGACATCCTCGCAGCTGAGTTGGAGATGGGCTTCGTCGGCACGGTGGAAACCCGCGAAATACCGGCCAATCTTTTGACGGAGCTAAAGCTGACTGCCGCGATGATCGATGAAGTCAAAAAGGCGATGCCCGACGCGGTGCAAGAGGCCCAGGCCCTGTTCTCCGACGCCATCGCCTGA
- a CDS encoding ATP-dependent Clp protease ATP-binding subunit — protein MFERFTDRARKVMALANQEAQRFNHEYIGTEHILLGLVKEGSGVGANVLKNLDVDLRKVRLEVEKLVKSGPDMVTMGKLPQTPRAKKVIEYAIEEARNLNHNYVGTEHLLLGLLREHEGVAAQVLMNLGLKLEEVREEVLNLLGAGVDPEEAAGAKGAGDEPSGSAKGGKSKTPALDSFGRDLTELARESSLDPVIGRANEIERLVQILCRRTKNNPVLLGEAGVGKTAIVEGLAQKIIANDVPELLADRRIVVLDLAMMVAGTKYRGQFEERIKAVMNEVRRAKNVLLFIDELHTLVGAGGAEGAIDASNVLKPALSRGEIQCIGATTLDEYRKYIEKDGALERRFQTIIVEQPNKEDTVEILKGLRDRYEAHHRVQITDAAIVQSVELSNRYITARVQPDKSIDVIDEAGARIRLKSMSKPPDLAEIEEQIERLSIEKDEAVKAADYERAAELRDQAESLRRKKETIQRDWRAKAKEVDGVVDEEVVAEVVSKMTGVPLKRLEKAETERLLKLEEELHRKVVSQDEAIKAIAKALRRARSGLKDPRRPMGSFVFVGPSGVGKTLLSKALAEFMFGNEDSLIRIDMSEYMEKHNVSRLIGAPPGYVGYEEGGQLTEQIRRRPYAVVLLDEIEKAHPDVFNMLLQIMEEGQLTDSFGRHVDFRNVVMIMTSNIGAELIKNKGGFGFAKPNEEADYGKMKQTLNSEIERYFRPEFINRLDDVIVFRPLTRDNLVNIVEYELKKVFQRLEERDISLDLDQSAKDFLIEKGYNPDFGARPLRRAIEQHVEDPLSEAILREEFKAGQVIKIAHTAGEDKLTLNASEKKSKGDKDKVAEASAEST, from the coding sequence ATGTTTGAACGATTTACAGACAGAGCCCGTAAAGTCATGGCCCTGGCCAACCAGGAAGCCCAACGCTTCAACCACGAATACATCGGCACGGAGCACATCCTGCTCGGGCTGGTGAAGGAAGGGTCGGGCGTCGGCGCGAACGTTCTCAAGAACCTCGACGTGGACCTGCGAAAGGTCCGCCTCGAAGTTGAGAAGCTGGTCAAGTCCGGACCGGACATGGTCACCATGGGCAAGCTCCCGCAGACGCCGAGGGCCAAGAAGGTCATCGAGTATGCGATCGAGGAAGCCCGAAACCTCAACCACAACTACGTCGGCACGGAGCACTTGCTGCTCGGCCTGCTGCGCGAGCACGAAGGCGTCGCAGCCCAGGTGCTGATGAACCTCGGCCTCAAGCTCGAAGAGGTCCGCGAAGAGGTGCTCAACCTCCTCGGCGCGGGCGTCGACCCGGAAGAGGCTGCGGGCGCAAAAGGCGCCGGCGACGAGCCCAGCGGCTCGGCCAAGGGTGGCAAGAGCAAGACCCCCGCGTTGGACAGCTTCGGCCGAGACCTTACCGAGCTCGCCCGCGAAAGCAGCCTCGACCCGGTCATCGGCCGGGCCAACGAAATCGAGCGCCTCGTGCAGATCCTCTGCCGACGCACGAAGAACAACCCCGTGCTCCTCGGTGAAGCAGGCGTGGGCAAGACCGCCATCGTCGAAGGCCTCGCCCAGAAGATCATCGCCAACGACGTGCCCGAGCTGCTCGCCGACCGTCGCATCGTCGTGCTCGACCTCGCCATGATGGTCGCCGGCACGAAGTACCGCGGCCAGTTTGAAGAGCGCATCAAGGCCGTCATGAACGAAGTGCGTCGCGCGAAGAACGTCCTGCTGTTCATCGACGAACTGCACACGCTCGTCGGGGCCGGCGGCGCGGAAGGCGCGATCGACGCGTCCAACGTGCTCAAGCCCGCCCTCTCGCGTGGCGAGATCCAGTGCATCGGCGCGACCACGCTCGACGAGTATCGCAAGTACATCGAGAAGGACGGCGCACTCGAGCGTCGTTTCCAGACGATCATCGTCGAGCAGCCGAACAAGGAAGACACGGTCGAGATCCTCAAGGGGCTTCGCGACCGCTACGAGGCGCACCATCGCGTGCAGATCACCGACGCGGCAATCGTGCAGTCGGTGGAGCTGAGCAACCGCTACATCACGGCTCGCGTGCAGCCGGACAAGTCGATCGACGTGATTGATGAGGCCGGCGCCCGCATCCGCCTTAAGAGCATGAGCAAGCCACCAGATCTCGCGGAGATCGAGGAGCAGATCGAACGGCTGAGCATCGAGAAGGACGAGGCCGTCAAGGCCGCGGACTACGAGCGGGCCGCCGAACTGCGCGATCAGGCCGAGAGTCTCCGTCGCAAGAAGGAAACCATCCAGCGCGACTGGCGCGCCAAGGCCAAGGAGGTCGACGGCGTGGTGGACGAAGAGGTGGTCGCCGAGGTTGTCTCCAAGATGACCGGCGTGCCGCTGAAGCGTCTCGAAAAGGCCGAGACCGAGCGCCTGCTCAAACTCGAAGAAGAGCTGCACAGGAAAGTCGTCAGCCAGGACGAAGCGATCAAAGCGATCGCCAAGGCCTTGCGACGCGCCCGCTCGGGTCTGAAAGATCCGCGTCGGCCGATGGGCAGCTTCGTGTTCGTCGGGCCGTCCGGTGTCGGTAAGACGCTGCTGTCCAAGGCGCTGGCCGAGTTCATGTTCGGCAACGAAGATTCGCTCATCCGTATCGACATGAGCGAGTACATGGAGAAGCACAACGTCTCCCGCCTCATCGGCGCGCCCCCCGGCTACGTCGGCTACGAGGAAGGCGGCCAGCTCACCGAGCAGATCCGCCGACGCCCCTACGCCGTCGTGCTGCTGGACGAAATCGAGAAGGCGCACCCGGATGTGTTCAACATGCTCCTCCAGATCATGGAAGAGGGGCAGCTCACCGACTCGTTCGGCCGACACGTCGACTTCCGCAACGTCGTGATGATCATGACGAGCAACATCGGCGCGGAGCTGATCAAGAACAAGGGCGGCTTCGGCTTCGCCAAGCCCAACGAAGAAGCCGACTACGGCAAGATGAAGCAGACGCTCAACAGCGAGATCGAGCGCTACTTCCGCCCCGAGTTCATCAACCGCCTCGACGACGTGATCGTGTTCCGTCCGCTGACGCGCGACAACCTCGTCAACATCGTCGAGTACGAATTGAAGAAAGTCTTCCAGCGACTGGAAGAGCGCGACATCTCGCTCGACCTCGACCAGTCCGCCAAGGACTTCCTCATCGAAAAGGGCTACAACCCCGACTTCGGCGCTCGCCCGCTTCGGCGTGCCATCGAGCAACACGTGGAAGACCCGCTCAGCGAAGCGATTCTCCGCGAGGAGTTCAAGGCAGGCCAGGTCATCAAGATCGCCCACACCGCGGGCGAAGACAAGCTGACCCTCAACGCCAGCGAGAAGAAGTCCAAGGGCGACAAGGACAAGGTCGCCGAGGCCAGTGCCGAGAGCACCTGA
- the pgk gene encoding phosphoglycerate kinase, with product MAKKSITDVEVTGKKVLMRVDFNVPLDGERITDDRRVRMALPSIRSVLDRSGSVILMSHLGRPKGEGAEPKFSLAPVAKRLGELLGRQVKFATDCVGDEVTKLADGMATTGDVLLLENLRFHKAEKKGEATFADQLAGLADVYCNNAFGTCHRDDASMVAVPRKMKEQGKPAVAGDLVEKEIAFLKEAIESPQRPFVAILGGAKVSDKIAVIDNLLQTCDKILIGGAMAYTFALARGKQVGDSLVEKDKVEDAKRMLEAGGDKLVLPVDTHCADDFGNPTQTKFVEGDIPDGFEGMDIGPKSIEQFVAVVKDAKTVVWNGPMGVFEKPPFDSGTKAVAEAIAEATRSNGATSIIGGGDSAAAIEIMGLADKVSHVSTGGGASLEMLEGKKFNSVELLDEA from the coding sequence ATGGCCAAGAAATCGATCACCGACGTTGAAGTGACAGGCAAGAAGGTGTTGATGCGCGTGGACTTCAATGTCCCGCTGGATGGGGAGCGTATTACAGATGATCGGCGGGTCCGCATGGCGCTGCCGTCGATCCGTAGCGTGCTGGACCGCAGCGGCTCGGTGATTCTGATGAGCCACCTCGGTCGGCCGAAGGGCGAAGGGGCCGAGCCGAAGTTCAGCCTCGCGCCGGTGGCCAAGCGGCTGGGCGAGTTGCTGGGCCGACAAGTGAAGTTCGCGACGGACTGCGTGGGCGACGAAGTCACGAAGTTGGCGGACGGCATGGCGACCACCGGCGATGTGCTGCTGCTGGAAAACCTCCGCTTCCACAAGGCGGAGAAGAAGGGCGAGGCCACATTCGCCGACCAGCTCGCCGGGCTGGCGGACGTGTATTGCAACAACGCGTTCGGTACGTGTCACCGCGACGACGCGTCGATGGTGGCCGTGCCGCGGAAGATGAAGGAGCAGGGCAAGCCAGCGGTGGCGGGCGACCTGGTGGAGAAGGAAATCGCGTTCCTGAAGGAAGCGATCGAAAGCCCGCAACGGCCGTTCGTGGCGATCCTGGGTGGGGCGAAGGTGTCGGACAAGATCGCGGTGATCGACAACCTGCTCCAGACATGTGACAAAATTCTCATCGGCGGGGCGATGGCGTACACGTTCGCGCTGGCGCGTGGGAAGCAGGTTGGCGACAGCCTCGTGGAGAAGGACAAGGTCGAAGACGCGAAGCGGATGCTTGAAGCCGGCGGCGACAAACTCGTGCTGCCGGTGGACACGCATTGCGCGGATGACTTTGGCAATCCGACGCAGACGAAGTTTGTCGAGGGCGATATTCCCGATGGGTTCGAGGGGATGGACATCGGGCCGAAGTCGATCGAGCAGTTTGTCGCTGTGGTGAAAGATGCGAAGACGGTGGTGTGGAACGGGCCGATGGGCGTGTTCGAGAAGCCGCCGTTTGATTCGGGTACGAAAGCGGTGGCGGAGGCGATCGCCGAGGCGACGCGAAGCAACGGCGCGACGAGCATCATCGGCGGCGGCGACTCGGCGGCGGCCATCGAGATCATGGGCCTGGCCGACAAGGTCAGCCATGTCAGCACGGGCGGCGGCGCGAGCCTGGAAATGCTCGAAGGTAAGAAGTTCAACAGCGTGGAGCTGTTGGACGAGGCGTGA
- a CDS encoding glycoside hydrolase family 88 protein: protein MTSTPDLSSTLHARYLRPELVHAPSVAMDPPQRRIPFGWGAFAVRPDELGDPARLAWPTTASLHCPARLRVTIASDDREPKQLRFALAGSNRTLGKLDIRYGVVLQPFELPLAATDVDAAIEQGITLSLTEGTTPLWLFYDPEPCGRGHEALLPHLLPETEPHANPLDAFYDCFTSLASLQQFGWMQGCVFDGLDDLANHSSDPTIARHARETLLTQLAMFFPGDRMVYENPQGLASDKPFHNVEATLVVVALARHRPEHPAIEDALRFWREHAGDDDLVGAGHATAEGSLTVGYPLSVLARLRQDRELARFAVAQLLGRQRRLRVGEDLYLRHTLETNTHTYRNWARGAAWHMLGITRSIIELKDWSPPGSLDKLIAEARSLYRWAIDHQRDDGVWNCYLHDPETQAETSGSAGIAAALALAHRHGFAPDDALPAAQRAFVQLQQYLTPDGLLTGVSQSNKKEGGEALQRSGYRTISQTGMGLFAQLAAAL from the coding sequence ATGACCTCCACACCCGACCTCAGCAGCACGTTACACGCCAGGTACCTCCGCCCCGAACTGGTGCACGCCCCCTCCGTTGCCATGGACCCGCCGCAGCGGCGAATCCCCTTCGGCTGGGGCGCGTTCGCCGTACGACCCGACGAACTCGGCGACCCGGCTCGCCTGGCCTGGCCCACCACTGCCTCACTCCACTGCCCCGCCCGCCTGCGCGTCACCATCGCCAGCGATGACCGCGAACCAAAACAGCTCCGGTTCGCCCTGGCAGGCAGTAACCGCACGCTTGGCAAGCTCGACATCCGCTACGGCGTGGTGCTTCAACCCTTCGAACTGCCCCTCGCCGCCACCGATGTTGACGCCGCGATCGAGCAGGGCATCACCCTCTCGCTCACCGAGGGCACGACACCGCTCTGGCTGTTCTACGACCCCGAGCCCTGCGGCCGAGGCCACGAAGCCCTCCTCCCACACCTGCTGCCCGAAACCGAACCGCACGCCAACCCGCTCGACGCCTTCTACGATTGCTTCACCTCGCTGGCCAGCCTCCAGCAGTTCGGCTGGATGCAGGGCTGCGTCTTCGATGGCCTCGACGACCTCGCAAACCATTCATCCGATCCCACCATCGCTCGCCATGCACGCGAAACACTGCTCACGCAACTCGCAATGTTCTTCCCCGGCGACCGCATGGTCTACGAAAACCCGCAAGGCCTTGCCAGCGACAAGCCGTTCCATAATGTCGAGGCCACGCTCGTCGTCGTCGCCCTCGCCCGCCATCGGCCAGAGCACCCCGCCATCGAAGACGCGCTTCGCTTCTGGCGCGAACACGCCGGCGACGATGATCTCGTCGGCGCCGGCCATGCCACCGCCGAGGGCAGCCTGACCGTCGGCTACCCGCTCAGCGTGCTCGCCCGCCTGCGACAGGACCGCGAACTCGCCCGCTTCGCCGTGGCCCAACTGCTCGGCCGACAGCGCCGCCTCCGCGTCGGCGAAGACCTCTACCTCCGACACACACTTGAAACCAACACCCACACCTACCGCAACTGGGCACGCGGCGCGGCCTGGCATATGCTCGGCATCACCCGGTCCATCATCGAGCTGAAAGACTGGTCACCCCCCGGCTCGCTCGACAAGCTCATAGCCGAAGCTCGAAGCCTCTACCGCTGGGCCATCGACCACCAGCGCGACGACGGCGTATGGAACTGCTATCTGCACGATCCCGAAACCCAGGCCGAGACCTCAGGCTCCGCCGGCATCGCCGCCGCCCTCGCCCTTGCCCACCGCCACGGCTTCGCGCCCGACGACGCTCTGCCCGCCGCCCAACGTGCCTTCGTCCAACTTCAACAGTACCTCACCCCCGATGGCCTGCTCACAGGCGTCTCGCAATCCAACAAAAAAGAAGGCGGCGAGGCCCTCCAACGCAGCGGCTACCGCACAATCAGTCAAACCGGCATGGGCCTGTTTGCTCAACTCGCCGCCGCGCTGTGA
- a CDS encoding MiaB/RimO family radical SAM methylthiotransferase produces the protein MTAKPTDHAAPAVGRAVYLETFGCQMNVLDTQLVRGQLQSLGYRFVDDWKQADVVLYNTCSVREHAEQKVWSRVGEVGLWKKSDRPDLVLGVIGCMAERDGKDMVRRHPQVDLLCGPGELDKVPMLIDNAVKTALPDRGGIKAVGVALQGNTHRRSTTLAAAEEDQLERIDLSRSFVADDQSSAGRSAYVRITRGCNKFCTYCVVPFTRGREVHRPPNHIVEECRKLVDAGVREITLLGQTVNHYHFDSAAAVTINDVVQPQVGTVIAPNKGTGGPSPTFNDTTTSFAQLLARIHDEVPDLQRLRYVTNFPRDFGNDILEVMRDRPRICRYLHIPVQSGSNRLLKLMNRGYTVEEYFDLVDRVRDYLPDAELATDIICGFPTETEEDHQATAELLRRCRFKNSFIFKYSPRPGTVAMDRFEDDVPNDVKKRRNNELLAIQADASTAVHQAYLGKTVRVFVESLSARSRKQSNGGMGGVELGWEKPEQVTQLAGRTDGDLIVCFDADPSLIGEIAEVRIERTSPLTLFGRLVNSPVATTTT, from the coding sequence ATGACCGCCAAGCCCACCGACCATGCCGCCCCTGCCGTCGGCCGAGCCGTCTACCTTGAGACGTTCGGCTGCCAGATGAACGTGCTCGACACGCAGCTCGTCCGCGGACAGCTTCAAAGCCTCGGCTATCGCTTTGTCGACGACTGGAAGCAGGCCGACGTCGTGCTCTACAACACCTGCTCCGTCCGCGAACACGCCGAGCAGAAAGTCTGGTCCCGCGTCGGCGAGGTCGGCCTCTGGAAAAAATCCGACCGCCCCGACCTCGTACTCGGCGTCATCGGATGCATGGCCGAACGCGACGGCAAGGACATGGTCCGCCGACACCCACAGGTCGACCTGCTTTGCGGCCCCGGCGAGCTCGACAAAGTCCCCATGCTCATCGACAACGCCGTCAAAACCGCACTGCCCGATCGCGGCGGCATCAAAGCAGTCGGCGTCGCATTGCAAGGCAACACGCACCGCCGATCCACCACCCTCGCCGCCGCCGAGGAAGACCAACTCGAACGCATTGACCTCTCGCGCAGCTTCGTCGCCGACGATCAATCCAGCGCCGGCCGATCCGCCTACGTTCGCATTACCCGTGGCTGCAACAAATTCTGCACCTACTGCGTCGTCCCCTTCACACGTGGCCGCGAGGTGCATCGCCCCCCCAACCACATCGTCGAAGAATGCCGCAAGCTCGTCGACGCCGGTGTCCGCGAGATCACCCTGCTCGGCCAGACGGTGAACCACTACCACTTCGACTCCGCCGCGGCCGTCACCATCAACGACGTCGTGCAGCCGCAGGTGGGCACGGTCATCGCCCCCAACAAAGGCACGGGCGGCCCCAGCCCGACCTTCAACGACACGACCACCAGCTTCGCTCAACTGCTCGCCCGCATTCACGACGAAGTGCCCGACCTGCAACGCCTCCGCTATGTCACCAACTTCCCTCGCGACTTCGGCAACGACATTCTCGAAGTCATGCGCGACCGCCCGCGCATCTGCCGATACCTGCACATCCCCGTGCAGTCCGGCAGCAATCGCCTGCTCAAGCTAATGAACCGCGGCTACACCGTTGAGGAATACTTCGACCTCGTCGATCGTGTCCGCGACTACCTGCCCGACGCCGAGCTTGCCACCGATATCATCTGCGGTTTCCCCACCGAAACCGAAGAAGACCACCAGGCCACCGCAGAGTTGCTGCGGCGATGTCGGTTCAAAAACAGTTTTATCTTCAAGTACTCACCCCGGCCGGGCACGGTCGCGATGGATCGCTTCGAAGACGACGTGCCCAACGATGTGAAGAAACGTCGCAACAACGAGCTGCTCGCGATTCAAGCCGACGCCAGCACTGCCGTGCACCAGGCGTACCTCGGCAAGACGGTGCGCGTCTTTGTTGAGTCGCTCAGCGCCCGGTCGCGCAAGCAGAGCAATGGCGGCATGGGGGGCGTGGAGCTGGGCTGGGAGAAGCCGGAGCAAGTCACACAACTCGCCGGCCGAACCGATGGCGACCTGATCGTCTGCTTCGACGCTGACCCGTCGCTCATTGGCGAGATCGCGGAAGTCCGCATCGAACGCACATCGCCGCTGACGTTGTTCGGCCGACTCGTTAATAGCCCCGTTGCAACCACCACGACGTGA
- a CDS encoding glycerol-3-phosphate dehydrogenase/oxidase: protein MTRSEMLQRVQAGDGLWDFIIVGGGATGLGVAVDAASRGYRTLLLEQSDFAKGTSSRSTKLAHGGVRYLQQGNVSLVLEALRERGLMRQNAPHLVRDLPFVVPNYVWWDKPFYGVGLWVYDKMAGKMGFGRSRTLSREQTLERIPTVETQGLRGGVVYYDGQFDDARLAVNLAQTAAEQGAVVLNYMRVTKLVKQAGVITGVAATDAETGQAYEFKAKVVINATGVYTDAVRRMDDADAPAMIRPSQGAHIVLDRSFLPGDAAIMVPHTDDGRVLFAIPWLNRVMVGTTDTAVDETPLEPRPLQAEVDFLLSHAGRYLVNDPEPADVLSVFAGLRPLVVSSGSGEKGDKRTSVISRDHTIHISETGLVTVAGGKWTTYRKMAEDVVEQAASLAGLDMKPCVTQTLAIHGHHENAAEFDELSAYGADAPAVRELIDSDPAYGERMHANLPYRVGEAVWAARNEMARTVEDVLARRTRALLLDARASVAAAPKVAKVLAAELGHDDAWAEREVLAYTDLARQYVLPLA, encoded by the coding sequence ATGACGCGAAGTGAGATGTTGCAGCGGGTTCAGGCGGGGGACGGGCTTTGGGACTTCATCATCGTCGGCGGTGGGGCGACCGGGCTGGGTGTGGCGGTGGACGCGGCCAGCCGAGGGTACCGGACGCTGCTGCTGGAGCAGAGCGATTTCGCGAAGGGGACGAGCTCGCGGTCGACGAAGTTGGCCCACGGCGGCGTGCGATATCTACAGCAGGGCAACGTATCGCTGGTGCTCGAAGCGCTGCGTGAGCGGGGGCTGATGCGGCAGAACGCGCCGCACCTGGTGCGCGACCTGCCGTTTGTCGTGCCGAATTACGTCTGGTGGGACAAGCCGTTCTATGGGGTGGGGCTGTGGGTTTATGACAAGATGGCGGGCAAGATGGGCTTCGGCCGATCGCGGACGCTGTCGCGCGAACAGACGCTTGAACGTATCCCGACGGTGGAAACGCAGGGCCTGCGCGGCGGGGTAGTCTACTACGACGGCCAATTTGACGATGCCCGGCTGGCAGTGAACCTGGCGCAGACGGCGGCGGAGCAGGGGGCGGTTGTACTCAACTACATGCGCGTCACGAAACTGGTCAAGCAGGCGGGTGTGATCACCGGGGTCGCGGCGACGGATGCTGAAACGGGGCAAGCGTACGAATTCAAAGCCAAGGTGGTGATCAACGCGACGGGGGTCTATACCGATGCGGTGCGGCGGATGGATGATGCGGACGCGCCGGCGATGATTCGGCCGAGCCAGGGGGCGCATATCGTGCTGGACCGCTCTTTCTTGCCGGGCGACGCGGCGATCATGGTCCCCCATACGGACGATGGGCGGGTGTTGTTTGCGATTCCCTGGCTGAACCGTGTGATGGTGGGGACGACGGACACGGCAGTGGACGAGACGCCCCTGGAGCCGAGGCCGTTGCAGGCGGAGGTTGATTTTCTGCTGTCGCATGCGGGGCGGTACCTGGTGAATGACCCCGAGCCAGCGGATGTGCTGAGCGTGTTTGCCGGGCTGCGGCCGTTGGTGGTCTCCAGTGGCTCGGGAGAGAAGGGCGATAAGCGGACCTCGGTGATCTCGCGCGACCACACGATACACATCTCTGAGACAGGGCTGGTGACGGTGGCAGGCGGGAAGTGGACGACGTATCGCAAGATGGCGGAGGACGTGGTGGAGCAGGCGGCGTCGCTGGCGGGGCTGGACATGAAGCCTTGCGTGACGCAGACGCTGGCGATTCATGGGCATCACGAAAACGCGGCCGAGTTCGATGAACTGTCGGCGTACGGCGCGGACGCGCCGGCGGTGCGTGAGCTGATTGACAGCGACCCGGCGTATGGCGAACGGATGCACGCGAACCTGCCCTATCGCGTGGGCGAAGCGGTGTGGGCGGCGCGGAACGAGATGGCCCGTACGGTGGAGGACGTACTCGCCCGACGAACGCGGGCGCTGCTGCTCGATGCGCGGGCGAGCGTGGCGGCGGCGCCGAAGGTGGCGAAGGTGCTCGCGGCGGAGTTGGGGCATGATGACGCGTGGGCCGAGCGGGAGGTGTTGGCGTATACGGATCTGGCGCGGCAGTATGTGTTGCCGTTGGCGTGA